The segment GTCACGCGCGACGGCTGCGACAACTTCGCCCGCGTCCTCGTCCGCCTGCAGGAGGTCGAGGAGTCCGCGAAGATAATCGAGCAGTGCGTCGACGTCCTCGAGGACTGGCCCGACGAAGACCGCACCATCCAGTCGAACGTCCCACGCACCCTCAAGCCCGAGGCCGACACCGAGGTCTACCGCGCCGTCGAGGGCGCGAAGGGCGAGCTCGGCATCTACATCCGTTCGGACGGTACCGACGAGCCCGCCCGGTTCAAGATCCGGAGCCCGTGCTTCTCGAACCTCTCCGCGCTGCCCGCCATCGCCGAGGGCGAGTACGTCCCCGACCTGGTCGCGTCGCTGGGCAGCCTCGATACGATCATGGGAGAAGTCGACCGCTGAGTCAGTCCTCGACGATGACCTCGACGGCCTCGTCCTCCTCTTCCCCGGCCTCCGAGCTGGAGCCGCGCTCCTGCCAGAGCAGCCCGCCGGCGACCGCGATGACGACCCACGAGCGCCAGTTCGCCAGGTTCAGCGTGTAGCCGATGCCGAACGGCTTCTTCACGAGCATCCCCTCGCCGGGCTCCCAGTACGAGGAGACCATGCGGCTCAGGCTCGGCCGTTCGAAGTTGTACGGAACCCCCAGAATCTCGCCAGAACTCGGTTTCTTGGGCATACCTGTACGTACGTGCGGTTGATTTAAGAAGATTGTCGTCGCGCCGACCGTTCCCCCGACGGCGAGGAGGGGTCCTACGCGTAGTGCTTCTCGAGGTACGCGACGATGTCGTCGGACTCTGGCATCCCCTCGACGCCGTTGTCGGGGTCGACGAGGACAGGGACGCCCGTCTGGCCGCTGACCGCCTTCACCTCGGTTCGCTGACCGTGCGAGCGTGGGACCTCGTGGGTCTCGTACTCGAGGCCGAGCTCGTCGAGCTTGGTCTTCACCTTCGCGCAGAACGGACAGCCGGGCAGGTCGTACAGTTCGAGCGTGGACATGCTGGTCACCGGTTGGTGCCTCGTCATAAAAGGGACGGCGGTCGTGTGCGCCGCGGTCGCCAGACCAGTCAGATGTAGACGGTCCGGACGACGTAGTAGACGACGACGAAGCCAGCCAGCGCCCAGTGGCCGAGACGTACGTCCTCGAAGTCGCCCTGGGCCGCCGAGACGAGGGGGTACGCGAGCAGGCCGCCAGCGATGCCGGTCGCGATGGACGTCGTCAGCGGCATCAGCAAGATGGTCAGCCCGCCGGTGACCGCGCTCGCGTTGTCCTGCCAGTCGATGTCGGTGACGTTCCGCAGCATGAACACCGCGACGATGACGAACGCGACGTACGGTGCGAACGACGGGATGACCGAGAGTAACGGGATGGCGACCAGGGCGAGCAGGAACAGCGCGGCGACGACCAGTGCGGTCATGCCGGTGCGGCCGCCCTCCTCGATGCCGGTCGAGGACTCGATGTACGTCGTCACCGTGGAGGTGCCCACGATGCCGCCGACGGTCGTTCCGACTGCGTCGGCGAGCAGGGGCTTCTCGATCTCGGGGACCTCACCGTTCTCGTCGGTCATGTCCGCGGCGTTGGACAGGCCGACGAGCGTGCCGGCGGTGTCGAAGAAGTCGACGAAGAAGAACGTGAACATCACCATCGCGAACGTCAGCGCCCCGACGTCCGCGAACCCGTCGAGGAACGCGCCGAGCAGCGGCGTGATGTCGTAGTCGGCGGCGGAGTAGCTGAGGTCGCCGACGCCGGGTGCGAGACTCGACGTCGCGGCGGCGAGCTTGATGCCCTCGCCCTCGACCGGGAGCGACCCGATGTCGGCTGTCACGCCCAGCGCCGCGACGACGTAGCTGATGACGCTCGTCCCGAGGATGCCGGCGACGATGGAGCCCTTGACGCCGCGGGCGTAGAGCACGAGCGTCAGGAACACGCCGACGATGGAGACGACCGCGATGGCGTCCTGTGCGAGGACCGGGTTCAGCGTCACGAAGTTCCCGGCGTCGGTCGGCACCTCGACGATACCGATGTCGCCGGCGATGATTCGCATCTGCTGGAGCCCGATGAGCGCGAGGAACAGCCCGATTCCGGGCCCGACGCCGTACTTCACGGGCTCGGGGAAGAGGTTGATGACGTACTCGCGCAGACCGACCAGCGTCAGCCCGATGAACAGCAACCCTTCGACGAAGACCGCCGCGAGGGCGACCTGCCACGTCACCGACGGAATCGTCAGGACGACGGCGACGAAGAAGGCGTTCAGGCCCATCCCGGGGGCGAGCCCGAACGGTCGGTTCGCGTAGAACGCCATCACCAGCATCGCCGCCACGGAGGAGATGATGGTGGTCACAGCGAGGAGCTGGAACTCCATCCCTGGCTCGACCCCGAGCGCCTCGGGAGTGATGACGATGCTCAGGATGGCCGGGTTGACGACGATGATGTAGCTCATCGTCAGGAACGTCGTCAACCCCGCCAGTAGCTCGGTTCTGAGGTCTGTACCGTGCGCTCCGAATCCGAAGTAGTCGGCGAACCAGCTGGACCCACCACCCGAGTCCGAGCCACCCGCCGCACTGTCACTGGAACCCATAATGCACGTACGACCAACCACAAATCTGCCGTACTAAACCATTTCGGAAAACAGGCGAGAAGTTGTACACGCACGTGGATAATTACACGATTGTACCCCGGGAAACGGAGCCCCGTCGGTGGCCCTGCCCGACGGCTCACCCGGTCGGCCGGGCACGGCTGCCTCGGCACGAGCACCGGCTGCGGCCGTCCACACCCCCCGCTCGCGGCTCCACTTTTTATACCATCCCGCCGAACACGGTGGTAGATGCACGTCGCGGACCTGCCGCTGGCCGAGCGCTTCGTCGCGCACTTCGAGGCCCAGGGCGTCGAGGAGCTCTACCCGCCGCAGGTGGCGGCCGTCGAGGCGGGGGTCTGCGAGGGCGAGCGCGTCCTCGCCGCTGTCCCCACCGCGTCGGGCAAGACGTTCGTCGCCCAGCTGGCGATGCTCACCAGCGACGGCCCGGCGGTGTACGTCGTCCCGCTGCGGGCGCTCGCGACGGAGAAGTACGACGAGTTCACCGAACTGCCGGACGTGAGCGTCGGCATCGCGACGGGCGACTTCGACGCGACCGACGAGGACCTCGCGGAGCACGACATCGTCGTCGCCACCAGCGAGAAGGTCGACTCGGCGATTCGGAACGGGGCCGAGTGGATCTCGGCGGTCGACTGCGCGGTCGTCGACGAGATACACCTGCTCGACCAGGACGGCCGCGGGCCGACGCTGGAGGTGACCGTCGCCAAGCTCCGCCGGCTCACCCCCGACATCCAGCTCGTCGGCCTCTCCGCGACGGTCGGCAACGCCGCCGAGATCGCGGACTGGCTCGACGCCGAACTCGTCGCGAGCGACTGGCGACCGGTCGAGCTGAAGACCGGCGTCTACGCCGAGGAGACGGCCGTCTTCGACGACGGCGAGGAGCGCGACATCCCGACCGGCGGCGACCAGCCCGCCATCGCGCTCGCCCGCGACGCCGTGGACGACGGCGGGCAGTGCCTCGTGTTCGTCTCCTCGCGCCGGTCCGCACAGGCGCTCGCCGAGGACCTCGGCGACGAGTTCCTCGACGACGCCGCCGAGGTCGCGGAGGAACTCCGGCTTCTGGCGACGACCGGCACCGGCACCGACCTCGCACGCTCGGCGGCGAACGCCGTCGCGTTCCACCACGCCGGACTCTCGGCGGACCAGCGCCGGGTCGTCGAGGACGCCTTCCGGGACCGCGAGCTGAAGGTCATCGTCGCCACACCGACGCTCGCCGCCGGGGTGAACGTCCCGGCCCGCCGGGTCGTCGTCCGCGACCACGAGCGCTTCGACGGCGAGGGGATGGCTTCGCTCCCCGTCCTCGAGGTCCACCAGATGTTCGGCCGGGCCGGCCGACCCCACCTCGACCCCTACGGCGAGGCGCTGCTCGTCGCCAGCGACGCAGGCGAGGCCGACGAGCTGCGCGGCCGGTACGTCGGTGCCGAGCCCGAGCGCGTCACCTCGAAGCTCGACAGCGAACGCGCGCTGCGCACGCACGTGCTCTCGACGGTCGCGTCGGGGTTCGCAGATTCGAGAGCCGAGGTGCTCGACCTGCTCGACGAGACGTTCTACGGTCATCAGCGCGCCGCCGACGAGCTCGGCTCCGTCGTCGGCGACGTGCTCGACTACCTCGCCGCGGCGGGGATGCTCGACCGCCGCGACGGGCTCGCCGCGACCCGGCTCGGCACGCTCGTCTCCCGCGTCTACGTCGACCCCGTCACCGGCCGGTCCGTCGTCGACGCCATCGAAAGAGCCGGCGACCTCCCACGTGTGACCTCGCTGACGGTGCTCGAACTCGTCTGCGATACGAGCGACATGCCGACGCTGTACGTCCGCAACGACGAGGCCGGCAGGGTGACGGACGCGGCGACCCGGCGCGAGGGCGAGCTCACGAAGTCGGTGATGAGCTTCGACGGCGACTTCCAGCGCTGGCTGGACGTGTTCAAGACCGCGCTGATGCTCGCAGACTGGGCCGACGGCGTCGCGCTGGACGAGCTCGCCGAGCAGTACGGCGTCGGGCCGGGCGACGTGGGCCGCATCGCCGAACGGGCGGCGTGGCTGCTCGCTGCCACGGAGTCCATCGCGGGCTACATCGCCGACGAGGGCGGCGAGGTCGAGCGCGTCGCCCGGGTCATCCGCGAGACACGCGAGGCGCTGGTCGAGCGGGAGGCCTGAGCGGAGGCGGCGCGTGCAGGCGGTCAGAACTCCCGCCCGAACGCGACCAGCAGTGCGACACACCCGACGAACAGGAGCGCCGCCGAGCCAGCCTCGAAGCCGCCGACTGCGAACAGGTACCCGCCGTAGGCGACGCCGACGCCGACCGCCCCGACGACGAGCGAGTGGCCGAGGTGGCGGAGTTCGACGGCTCTGGTCGGACTCTCGGGGGCGAGCTGACGGTCGAGCTCGCTCGCGTGCTGGCCGGCGTCCCACGCGACCATCGCACCCAGCCCGCCGAGCAGCGTCGGCAGTGGCGCGAGCACTGTCCCGGCGAGCAGGACCGCGAAGAGGAGTCCCAGTGCGCCGAACGTGACGGCGGCCCCGACACGACGCCACACCCCCGCGGCGAGGAGCGCAACACCGACGGTGGCGAGCCCGAGAGTGGCGACACCAGCGAGGGCGGCGACGACGACCGCGACCCCGGCGGCGACGAGGCTCGCCCACGCCGCCGTGTGTCCGGCGCGGCTCACAGTCGCTCACCCCGTTCGAGTGCGGTCGACAGCGGCTCGTCCCAGGCCCAGTCCACGACCGTCACGCCCGCCTCCCGCAGGTCGTGGACCCGGTTCTGCCGGGCGAGCCGTGCGAGCGTCCCGCTGGGCGAGTCGGTCGTCGTCGGGTCCGGGCTGACGACCGTCGCGGGGTGGCCGCCGACCTCGAACCGTCGGGCGACCTGCGCGGCGTAGTCGTCACAGAGCGGCGAGAGCAGGAGCACCTGCGCGCCCGTCGGGAGCCGCCGGTGAAGCCGTTCGACGGCGGTCCGTGCGGCGAGGTTCGTCCCCTCCGGGGCCGACGACAGTGCGGGGTGCGTCGCGAGCGTCTCGCGGAACCGGGCGCGATGGGCCTTCCCCGCCCCGGGTGGCACCCAGCAATCGGCCGTGCTGACGGCGGAGAGGCCGACCCGGTTCCCGGCAGCGGTCAGCGCCGGGTACAGCGACGCGACCGCGCCGAGTGCCCGGTCGAGGGCGTGCTCGGACTCCCGGTCGGGGGCGACGTAGCCCGCGCCCCGGGCGTCGACGACGAAGACGACGGTCGCGGCGCGCTCGCGCTCGAACTCCACGGTCGCGAACTCCCCCGTCCGGGCCCAGCGCCGCCAGTCCACCCGCGAGAGTGGGTCGCCTCGGCGGTACTCGCGGGTCGCGTGGAACGTCGTCCCCTCGCCGCCATCGCCGGTCCGTATCTCGCCGGCTGCGCGGGGCCCCTGCCGACGGAGCGGCACCGTCGACGCGGCCTCGAACCGGGGCCGCACCCGGAGCGTCGAATCCGCGGGGAGCAGGCACTCGACCGCGGTCGTCCCCGCGGCATCCCGGACGACCGCCAGCGTCGGGTCGAACGTGTGGCTGCCGCGGCGGGCGGCGACAGCGTACCGAAGGGTCGTCGACTCGCCCGGTGCCAGCGCGACCGCAGCACGTGGGGAGCCGTCGACGACACGGATGCCGGCGGGGACCCCGTCGACCAGACGGCAGTCAGCGACGCGCTCGTCGCCCTCGTTCCGCACCACGAGTTCGACCGGGGCGCGGTCGCCGGGGGCGACGCCATCGTCGGGCAGCGAGCGTTCGACGGCGAGCTCGGGGACGTACTCCCCGTTGAGCCCCGCGGACCCGAGCCGTGCCGCACCGAGGTAGCCGAACGGGAGGGCGGCGAACAGGACGACGGACGGGGACTGCAGCAGCGTTCCGACGGCGAGCGTGCCAACGCCGAGCGCGCGGAGCCCGCGCCAGCGTCCCGTGGAACGGCGCTCGCGGACGACCGGGCCACCGTCGTGGTCGGCGGGCAGCGACGGCACCGTCTCGACCGGCCGCGACGTCTCGACCGCGAACCAGCCAGGGTCGTCGCCGGAGTGGCCGACGCCAGCGACGGTGGCCAGCGCGTCGACCGTCCGCCGCACGTCGTCCCGGACCGACGGCCCGCCACGGAACGGGAGGCGGTCGGCCCAGGAGCGGTCTTCGTCGCTGTTCTCCCCCGACTCGCTGTCGGCGAGGAACGCAGCTGCACGCTCGTCGGCGGTCCAGCTGCCGTCCGCGAGCGCCGCCTCGGCCTCGGCCACAGTTCGGTCGCCGTCGCGCACGAGCACCGAGACGGCGGCCGCCGAGAGTGCCCCCCGTAGGTCGCGGGTGGCGCGTCCGACACGCCCGCTGCCGACGAACTGACCAAGTGCGGTCGTGAGGGTCGCCCCCGGCGGGTCGGTGCCAGCTGCGAACTCGACGGCGGGGAGTCCGCGGTCGTCGTCCTCGGCGAGGACCACGCTGCTGGCGAGCCACGCGGTGAGGCCGAGCGCCGCGACGGCAGCGACGACCGCGCCAGCGGTCCCGACGTCGAGCAGCCCACCCAGGCCGACGGCGACGGCGACCGCACCGCCGACCGTGAGCGGGCGGTTCATCGGTCCCCCTCCACGTCGCCCTCGCTCGTCGGGTCGGCGTCGCCCACATCGGTCGTCGGGGCGGCGTCGTCCACGTCGGTCGTCTGCTCGATGCGCTCCAGCGCCCGCCGTGCCCGGTCCGCGTAGCTCGCGGGGTCGGCCTCGCCGTAGCGCACCGTCTCGAACACGTCGGTCAGTTCGGCGACCGCGTCGGGGCCGAGGCCCGCGTCGACCGCCGCCGCGGCGAACTCGCCGGGCGTCGTCGCCGCTGGCTCCCCGACGTCGAGTGCGGCCGTCATCTCGCGCCACGCCCGATAGACGACGTTGTCGACGGGGCGGTCGCCTGTGGCGAGGCGGTCAGCGGCAGTGCCGGCCGTCGCGGCGACGCGTTCCCGGGCCGCCGCGTCGTCGGGGGCTCCCTCGTCGAGCGACGGCTCCGGGTTCCGGAGTCGGAACCAGAGGAGCCCGAGGCCAGCGAGCCCGACGGCCCCGACGACGGCCAGCCCGGCGAGTCCCGTGCCGCCGGGGCCCGTCGCCGGCATCGACGCGGACCGGTTCCCGGCCCCGAGGGGAGCCAGCCCGCCACCGGCTGGCCTCGATGTGCCGCCACCGACGGCGGTCGTCAGCAGGAACGCGACGACCGCGACGAGAGCACCGAGCGAGAGGACAGCGACCCCGGCCAGCCAGGGGTCGACGGTCTCGGTCGGGTTCTCCCGTCGGAGCGCGGGCAGGAGCAGCGGGACGGCGACGAGCGCGAACAGGCTGACGGCCGCCACGAACGCACGGGCGACGCCCCGCCCGCCACCGGTTCCGACGCTGGCCGTGACGGGCGTCTCTGACGTCGAGAGGGCTGCTGCGAGCGCGACGATGCCGAGGAGGCCGACGGCCGTCGCGAGGAGGGCGCGAGGTCGCATCCGGTCACAAGCGCGAGCGCGGCGAGGAAAAGGCTCAGGGTTCGACGTCGACGAGCGCGCCGACGGGCGCGTCGGTGAGCGCGGCCGCGCGCTCGATGCCGTCGTCGCCGACCGCGATGAGGGCGAAGACGCCGCCGACCTCCGCACCGGCGTGGTCCGCGATGTCGAGCAGCAGCTCCTGGGTCTCGCCGGAGCGGATGAGGTCGTCGACGACCAGGACCGTGTCGCCGGGGGAGAGGGAGGAGGCGGGCAGGTAGTAGGTGAGCTCGATGCCGGACTGGAGGCGCTGGCGGGCCTCGACGAACTCCTCGACGGCGGTCTCCTTGCTCTTTTTCGCGTAGACACAGCGCGCGCCGAAGTAGCTCGCCATCGCCGCCGCGAGCGTGATGCCGTCCGTGGCGGCCGTGAGGACGGCGTCGGGGCGCTCGAACTCGTAGGCGTCGGTGGCGACGGGCGCGACGAGGTCGAGGAACGCCTGGTCGAAGACGGCGGCGGAGTTGTCGACGTACCCCTCGTCGTCGACCTCGATTCTGGCCTCGAGCTCGTCGCCGAGGGCGTCGTGGCCGACGCCGGAGACGACCTCGCGGGCGCGCTCGGCGCTCGGGAGGACGTGACCGTTCACGTAGCGGTTCAGATCGCCCGCCGGGAGACCGGTGACCTCCGCGAGCTCGTCGTAGGTGCGCGTCTCCTTCAGCATCTGGAGCACGTCGACGGCGCGAAGCTGGAGCGCCGCCTTCTCTGCGCGGTTCATAGCGAGTATACACGACTACACAACTATGAATACGTCGAAACGAATAGGCCGGTGATTACACACAGTCGTGTAACATCCGTCCCGTCGAATCCGCGAGACCGCTCAGTCCAGCAGGAAGTCCGGCGCGACGTGCTTCTCGTCGCGCTCGCTGCGGAGGTGGTCGCGGAACTCGTCGATACCGACGTCGTACTCCTGGTTCTCGTTGCGGTCGCGCACCGAGATGTTGCCGGCCTCCTCCTCGTTGCCGCCGACGATGATCATGTACGGCACGCGGTCGTTGTGCGCGCCCCGGATCTTGCGCTCGATGGTGGCGTCGCGGTCGTTGACCTCGACGCGGAACTCGCCGAACTCCTCGGCGACCTCGTGGGCGTAGTCGAGGTTGTCGTCCGAGATGGGGAGGATGCGGACCTGCTCGGGCGCGAGCCAGAACGGGAACTTGCCCTCGAAGTGCTCGATGAGCACCATGAAGAAGCGCTCGTAGGAGCCGTAGACGCCGCGGTGGATCATCACCGGGCGGTGGTGCTCGTTGTCCTCGCCGACGTAGGAGAGGTCGAAGCGCTCGGGCATGTTGAAGTCGAGCTGGACCGTCGGGCCGTCCCACTTGCGGCCGAGGGCGTCCTCGAACGCGAAGTCGATCTTCGGGCCGTAGAACGCGCCGTCACCCTCCTCGACGACGTAGTCGTCCTCGTGCTCCTCGATGACCCGTTCGAGGATGGACTCGGCCTTCTCCCAGATCTCGTCGCTGCCGACGGACTTCTCGGGGCGCGTCGCGAGGGCGACCTCGTAGTCGAGCTCGAACGTGTCGAGCACCGTGTCGATGGCGTCGAGGATCTGCTCCACCTCGGCCTCGATCTGGTCGGGGCGGACGAACAGGTGGCCGTCGTCGATGGTGAACGCCCAGACGCGGGAGAGCCCGGAGAGCTCGCCTGACTGCTCCTTGCGGTACACCTTCCCGTCCTCGGCGTAGCGCACCGGGAGCTCGCGGTAGCTCCAGGACTGGTCCTGGAAGATGGCGGCGTGGCCCGGGCAGTTCATCGGCTTCAGGCCGAACTCGTCGTCGTCGACCTCGAAGAGGAACATGTCGTCCTCGTAGTTGTCGTAGTGGCCCGAGCGCTTCCAGAGGTCCGTCTTGAACAGGTGCGGCGTCTCGACGTACTCGTAGCCGGAGTCCAGGTTGAGGTCCTCGATGAACCGTTCGAGCTCGCGCAGCACCGTCTTCCCGTTCGGGTGGTACAGCGGCAGCCCCGGTCCCGTCACGTCCTGGATGGAGAACAGGTCCATCTGGTTGCCGATCTTGCGGTGGTCGCGTCGCTCGGCCTCCTCCTTCCGGTCGAGGAACTGTTCGAGGTCGCTCTCGCTCTCGAACGCCGTCCCGTAGATGCGCGTCTGCATCTCGTTGTCCTCGTCACCGCGCCAGTACGCGCCGGCGATCTCGAGCAGGTCGAACGCGCCGATCTCGCCCGTCGACTCGACGTGCGGGCCGGCACAGAGGTCCTCGAAGTCGCCCTGCGAGTAGAACGTGATCTCCGCCCCCTCCTCGTGGAGTTCGTCGAGCAGCTCGAGCTTGTACGGCTCGTCGGCGAGGCGCTCCGTCGCGTCCTCGTAGGACACTTCCTCACGTTCGAGTTCGAGGTCGGCCTCGACGATGTCGGCCATCTCGGCCTCGATGTCGGCGAGGTCGTCGGCGTCGACGTCGATGTCGTCGAAGTCGTAGTAGAAGCCCTCGTCCGTCGGTGGGCCGATGGCGAGTTTCGCGTCGGGGTACAGTCGTTTCACCGCCTGTGCGAGGACGTGGGCGGCCGTGTGTCGCATCACGTCGAGGTACTCGTCGGAGCCGTCGGTGACGATCTCGATGGCCGCGCCGTCGTGGACGACGGCCTCCTTGGCGACGAGGTCGCCGTCTATCTTGCCCGCGACGGTGTCGCGGCCGAGGCCGGGGCCTATCTCGTAGGCGACGTCCTCGACGCTGGCTCCCTCGGGGACGGAGAGTTCCGATCCGTCCGGTAGTACGACCGCTATCTGTGACTCGGATTCTGACTGGGACATGGCTGTTGTGGATGTTGCTGGTCGGTGTCTGCGAACGCGGAGAACGGTAGGTGGACGTTGATGTTGTTAGAAGTGGGCTGCCGCCCGGCCTGTAAAGCAGACACCTACCATCGTACATCTCAATAGCCGAGACTGCAAGAAAAGGGTTGCGATGCGCGCTGTGGTACGTTATCGCACGATTCTACGCGTCGTCGGCATGACTGAGCAGGTCGGTCGCCGTCACGAGTGCCTCCATCTCGACGCCGGCGTCGGCGAGGTTCTCGCGGCCGCCCTCCTCGCGGTCGACGACGATGAGCGCCCGGTTCACGACCGCGCCGGCATCGCGGAGTGCCTCCACGGCGTCGACGGCGGACTGCCCCGTCGTGGCGATGTCCTCGACCACGACGACCTCCTCGCCGGCCTCCAGGCGGCCCTCGACCAGGTTCGCGGTGCCGTACTCCTTCTGCTGCTTGCGAGCGATGACGTACGGCAGGTCCGCCGCCAGCGCAGTCGCGACCACGAGCGGAACCCCGCCGAGTGCCACGCCCGCCAGCTTCGTGTCCTCGACGCGCTCCGCGAACGCGTCGCCGATGCGACGCAGGCAGTCCACGTCCGTCTCGAACAGGTACTTGTCCACGTAGTACTCGCTCGTGCCGCCGTGGCTCAGCTCGAACTCGCCGAAGCGCACCGCGTCGGCCGCCACCAGCGCCGCGATGAGGTCGTCGTCGGTCATTGCACTGAGAGGGGCACCCGGCGACAATAAGGCCCGTGGATTCGTTCGCGGGTGTTTTGGCTGGTGGCGATGAAACTGAATCAGCCGGGTGGCGCGCGCCGACGAGCGTACCGAGCGCAGCGAGTGTCGCTCGTCGTGCACGCGCGAGGGACGAGGAGCGCAGGAACGAGCACCGGTCACGAGACGCTCCGCGTCTCGTGAGCACACCAGAAATCGAAGATTTCTGGGGACGCAGGAGGCTGGGGAGGTTCGAGGGCGGTTACGGTGGGCGGGACTGAAAGGGGCGGCAGGCTACGCGAACCCCGACGCAGCAAGCACCGCAGGAACGAGGAGCACATCGAGTCGCGGGAGCGTAGCCTGCCGGGGCTTTCTGGCTGTTCGTGGTTCCAGCAATCCCCACGATTGAGAGGACTACCGAGGAACGTCCAGGGACTCCACAACCAGATCGAACAGAATCAGACCAGCACCCTCGTCACCACGGTTCCTGTTTCAGGTCGAGCACGTACGCTACCCCGTTGGTCCCGATGTGCAGCAGCGGCGTCACGACGACCACCACCGCGAGCACCGGGATGGTGAACCACTCGCCGAACCACGCCGGGTCCGCCACGGCGGCGAGCGCGAGCGCGCCCACGACGAAGTCCAGCTGGTCCAGGCCGGGGAAGGCGGCCCCACGGTCCCGACCGGTCCGCCGTTTGAGGAACGACGCGGAGACGTCGCCGAGCATCGCGCCGAACGCCAGCCCGAACGCGACCGGCAGCGGGAACGTCGGCAGCGGGATGCCGGCGGCGTCCCCGACCGGTGCGGCGAGTTCGGTGAGGACGAGCGCGAGCGCGACGCCGGTGAGCGTCCCGAGGACGGTCCCGCGCCAGGTCTTCCCGTCGCCCAGGATGCGGCGCTCGCCGAGGTTCCGGCCACCGTCGATGGGCCGCCCACCGCCGACGAGCACCGCCGCGTTGTTCGGCACGTACGCGGGGAGCATCGCCCAGAAGGCGACGACCAGCGTCGACACGACGTCCATGTTCGAGGGATGTGGACCGGCCCCCTTAAGGCGTCTGGGTTGTCGTC is part of the Haloarchaeobius litoreus genome and harbors:
- the thrS gene encoding threonine--tRNA ligase translates to MSQSESESQIAVVLPDGSELSVPEGASVEDVAYEIGPGLGRDTVAGKIDGDLVAKEAVVHDGAAIEIVTDGSDEYLDVMRHTAAHVLAQAVKRLYPDAKLAIGPPTDEGFYYDFDDIDVDADDLADIEAEMADIVEADLELEREEVSYEDATERLADEPYKLELLDELHEEGAEITFYSQGDFEDLCAGPHVESTGEIGAFDLLEIAGAYWRGDEDNEMQTRIYGTAFESESDLEQFLDRKEEAERRDHRKIGNQMDLFSIQDVTGPGLPLYHPNGKTVLRELERFIEDLNLDSGYEYVETPHLFKTDLWKRSGHYDNYEDDMFLFEVDDDEFGLKPMNCPGHAAIFQDQSWSYRELPVRYAEDGKVYRKEQSGELSGLSRVWAFTIDDGHLFVRPDQIEAEVEQILDAIDTVLDTFELDYEVALATRPEKSVGSDEIWEKAESILERVIEEHEDDYVVEEGDGAFYGPKIDFAFEDALGRKWDGPTVQLDFNMPERFDLSYVGEDNEHHRPVMIHRGVYGSYERFFMVLIEHFEGKFPFWLAPEQVRILPISDDNLDYAHEVAEEFGEFRVEVNDRDATIERKIRGAHNDRVPYMIIVGGNEEEAGNISVRDRNENQEYDVGIDEFRDHLRSERDEKHVAPDFLLD
- the pyrE gene encoding orotate phosphoribosyltransferase — protein: MTDDDLIAALVAADAVRFGEFELSHGGTSEYYVDKYLFETDVDCLRRIGDAFAERVEDTKLAGVALGGVPLVVATALAADLPYVIARKQQKEYGTANLVEGRLEAGEEVVVVEDIATTGQSAVDAVEALRDAGAVVNRALIVVDREEGGRENLADAGVEMEALVTATDLLSHADDA
- a CDS encoding CDP-2,3-bis-(O-geranylgeranyl)-sn-glycerol synthase, which translates into the protein MDVVSTLVVAFWAMLPAYVPNNAAVLVGGGRPIDGGRNLGERRILGDGKTWRGTVLGTLTGVALALVLTELAAPVGDAAGIPLPTFPLPVAFGLAFGAMLGDVSASFLKRRTGRDRGAAFPGLDQLDFVVGALALAAVADPAWFGEWFTIPVLAVVVVVTPLLHIGTNGVAYVLDLKQEPW